Proteins encoded by one window of Channa argus isolate prfri chromosome 1, Channa argus male v1.0, whole genome shotgun sequence:
- the LOC137099733 gene encoding E3 ubiquitin-protein ligase RING2-A-like, with protein sequence MAAPVNIQTPSKTWELSLYELHRSPQEAIMDGTEVAVSPRSLHSELMCPICLDMLKNTMTTKECLHRFCSDCIVTALRSGNKECPTCRKKLVSRRSLRRDSNFDALISKIYPSRDEYEAHQRRVLERLNRMHNNEALSSSIEEGLRQQARYRNHRVKKPTQESDNTTFSGGEDNGDARSHLSHDSAPSHTPHPRGQTPSEAGPSQKRPRVSDDGSGPEADSGSRTPPPRRHKEGPALEIELVFRPHPQLVQGQDYNQTRYVKTTANATVDHLSKYLALRIALEDRGREEGGTAGEDREAGGTGGGEEGSGLSNISEKQYTIYIMTRGGQFSTLNGSLTLELVNEKYWKVRKPLELYYAPTKDQQQAPQPPQQKSPPPQKEG encoded by the exons ATGGCAGCGCCTGTAAACATCCAGACTCCCAGTAAGACTTGGGAGCTGAGTCTCTATGAACTGCACAGGAGCCCCCAG gaaGCAATCATGGACGGTACTGAGGTGGCCGTGTCTCCTCGCTCCCTGCACAGCGAGTTGATGTGTCCTATTTGTCTGGACATGCTGAAGAACACCATGACAACCAAGGAGTGTCTGCACCGCTTCTGTTCCGACTGCATCGTCACTGCTCTGCGATCAGG GAACAAAGAGTGTCCAACCTGCAGGAAGAAGCTGGTGTCCAGACGTTCGCTGCGCAGAGACTCCAACTTTGATGCACTGATCTCTAAAATTTACCCAAGTCGGGATGAATATGAGGCCCACCAGCGCAGAGTCCTGGAGCGACTCAACCGAATGCACAACAATGAGGCTCTGAGCTCCAGCATCGAGGAGGGGCTCCGCCAGCAGGCCCGCTACAG GAACCACCGGGTCAAGAAGCCCACTCAGGAGAGTGACAATACCACCTTCAGTGGTGGGGAGGACAATGGTGACGCCCGTTCACACCTGTCTCACGACTCCGCCCCCTCACACACCCCCCACCCTCGCGGTCAGACTCCATCAGAAGCCGGGCCAAGCCAAAAGAGACCACGGGTCTCGGATGACGGCTCCGGGCCAGAGGCAGACAGCGGGAGCCGGACACCTCCACCGAGGCGCCACAAAGAGGGGCCGGCCTTAGAGATCGAGCTTGTGTTCAGACCACACCCACAGCTGGTCCAAGGCCAAGACTATAACCAGACCAG ATACGTGAAGACAACCGCCAACGCCACAGTGGACCACCTGTCTAAATACCTTGCTCTGCGTATCGCTCTGGAGGACAGAGGACGAGAGGAGGGAGGCACAGCAGGAGAGGACAGAGAAGCAGGAGGAACGGGAGGAGGTGAAGAGGGGTCGGGTCTGAGCAACATCAGTGAGAAACAGTACACCATCTACATTATGACCAGAGGAGGACAGTTCTCT ACGCTGAACGGCTCACTGACTCTGGAGCTGGTCAACGAGAAATACTGGAAGGTCAGGAAGCCTCTGGAGCTTTACTACGCTCCCACCAAGGATCAGCAGCAGGCACCACAACCCCCCCAACAGAAATCTCCTCCTCCACAGAAGGAGGGGTGA
- the vps52 gene encoding vacuolar protein sorting-associated protein 52 homolog isoform X2 translates to MAEEAAVAVGAGPDVNTAANPTETAMAYLQDETDGDIANINLGELDLTTDEFILDEVDIHIQANLEDDLVKEALKTGVDLRQYSKQVEAELQRIEQASIKDYIKESQNIALLHNQITACDSILERMEGMLSGFQSDLSSISSEIQTLQQQSVSMNVRLKNRQAVRSNLSQLVDELVVPGVMISTILESPVTDQEFLEQLHELNNKINFAKELSFRETLACSDIQDIVDRLKLKAVSKIREFILQKIYSFRKPMTNYQIPQNTLLKYRFFYQFLLANERTVAKEIRDEYVDTMSKIYFSYFKSYSSRLLKVQYEEVADKDDLMGVEDTAKKGFFSKPSLKSRNTIFTLGQRGTILSPAELEGPILVPHTAQRGDSRYPYETLFRSQHYALLDNGCREYLFLSDFFMVAGNSALDLFNSIMGKTLSMFLKSMSTYVSDCYDSIAIFLCIHIIFRFRAITTKRNIPALDKYWEAVLELLWPRFELILEMNIHSIRNTDPHKLGVLDTRPHYITRRYAEFSSAIVSINQTFPNEKTHALLGQLQVEVENFVLKMAAEFPSRRDQLIFLINNYDMMLGVLMERAADDSKEVEGFQQLLLARTQEFIEEILSPPFGGMIAFVKEAEALMEKGQLDRLKNEEARITQLVRGFSSTWKQSVELMSQDVMRSFTNFKNGTSIIQGALTQLIQYYHGFHKILNQPAFRSLAVRSELINLHHLMVEVKKHKPNF, encoded by the exons ATGGCGGAGGAAGCAGCTGTTGCAGTTGGAGCCGGTCCTGATGTAAACACTGCTGCAAATCCAACTGAGACCGCCATGGCCTATCTACAGGACGAG ACTGATGGAGACATTGCTAACATCAACCTGGGAGAACTGGACCTCACCACAGATGAGTTTATCTTGGATGAAGTAGACA TTCACATACAGGCTAATCTGGAAGATGATCTGGTGAAGGAGGCCCTGAAAACG GGTGTGGATCTCCGCCAGTACTCAAAACAGGTGgaggcagagctgcagagaaTCGAACAGGCCTCCATCAAAGATT ACATTAAGGAGAGTCAGAACATCGCTCTGCTGCACAATCAGATCACTGCCTGTGACTCCATACTGGAG CGTATGGAGGGCATGCTGAGTGGCTTCCAGAGCGACCTGTCGTCCATCAGCAGTGAGATCCAGACTCTGCAGCAGCAGTCGGTCAGCATGAACGTCCGGCTGAAGAACAGGCAGGCGGTACGCAGCAACCTCAGCCAGCTGGTTGATGAGCTTGTGGTACCCGGAGTCATGATCTC CACCATCCTGGAGAGTCCAGTGACAGACCAGGAGTTTCTGGAGCAGCTGCACGAGCTCAACAACAAGATCAACTTTGCCAAAGAGCTGAGTTTTAGAGAGACGCTGGCCTGCTCCGACATCCAGGACATTGTGGACCGCCTCAAACTCAAG GCAGTGTCAAAAATCCGAGAGTTTATTCTTCAGAAGATTTACTCCTTTAGGAAGCCCATGACCAACTACCAGATACCACAGAACACACTGCTAAAATACAG ATTTTTCTATCAGTTCCTTCTGGCCAACGAGAGGACAGTTGCCAAAGAGATCAGAGATGAGTACGTGGACACGATGAGCAAGATTTACTTCAGCTACTTTAAGTCGTACAGCAGCAGGCTGCTCAAAGTGCAG TATGAGGAGGTGGCAGATAAAGATGACCTGATGGGAGTGGAAGACACAGCCAAGAA AGGTTTCTTTTCCAAACCCTCTCTGAAGAGCAGGAACACCATCTTCACTCTGGGCCAGAGGGGGACCATACTGAGTCCTGCTGAGCTGGAGGGGCCCATCCTGGTCCCTCATACGGCCCAGAGAGGGGACAGCAGG TATCCCTACGAGACGTTGTTTCGCAGCCAGCACTACGCTCTGCTCGACAACGGCTGCAGAGAATACCTCTTCCTCTCCGACTTCTTCATGGTGGCAGGAAACTCGGCACTCGACCTCTTCAACAGCATCATGGGAAAAACACTCAGCATGTTCCTG AAGAGCATGTCCACGTATGTTTCTGACTGCTACGACAGCATCGCCATCTTCCTGTGCATCCACATCATCTTCAGGTTCAGAGCCATCACGACCAAGAGGAACATTCCCGCTCTCGACAA GTACTGGGAGGCAGTGCTGGAGCTGCTGTGGCCGAGGTTCGAGCTAATTCTGGAGATGAACATCCACAGCATCAGAAACACAGACCCACATAAACTGGGAGTACTGGACACAAGACCTCACTAT ATCACTCGTCGTTACGCAGAGTTTTCATCGGCCATCGTCAGCATCAACCAAACGTTTCCCAACGAGAAGACACATGCTCTACTGGGGCAGCTGcag gtggaggtggaaaacTTTGTGCTGAAGATGGCAGCCGAGTTTCCCTCCAGGAGAGATCAGCTCATCTTCCTCATCAACAACTACGACATGATGCTCGGCGTCCTCATG GAGAGGGCAGCAGACGACAGTAAAGAGGTGGAAGGTTTCCAGCAGCTGCTCCTGGCTCGGACACAG GAATTTATTGAGGAGATTCTCTCTCCCCCCTTTGGAGGCATGATCGCCTTTGTGAAAGAGGCAGAGGCTCTGATGGAGAAAGGACAGCTGGACCGACTGAAGAACGAAGAAG ctcgCATCACTCAGCTGGTTCGGGGGTTTTCCAGCACGTGGAAGCAGTCAGTGGAGTTGATGAGTCAGGACGTCATGAGGTCCTTCACTAACTTTAAGAATGGAACCAGCATCATCCAG gGAGCTCTGACCCAGCTCATCCAGTACTACCACGGCTTCCACAAGATCCTGAACCAGCCAGCGTTCCGCAGCCTGGCCGTCCGCTCCGAGCTCATCAACCTGCACCACCTCATGGTCGAGGTCAAAAAGCACAAGCCCAACTTTTAA
- the vps52 gene encoding vacuolar protein sorting-associated protein 52 homolog isoform X1 has protein sequence MAEEAAVAVGAGPDVNTAANPTETAMAYLQDEKTDGDIANINLGELDLTTDEFILDEVDIHIQANLEDDLVKEALKTGVDLRQYSKQVEAELQRIEQASIKDYIKESQNIALLHNQITACDSILERMEGMLSGFQSDLSSISSEIQTLQQQSVSMNVRLKNRQAVRSNLSQLVDELVVPGVMISTILESPVTDQEFLEQLHELNNKINFAKELSFRETLACSDIQDIVDRLKLKAVSKIREFILQKIYSFRKPMTNYQIPQNTLLKYRFFYQFLLANERTVAKEIRDEYVDTMSKIYFSYFKSYSSRLLKVQYEEVADKDDLMGVEDTAKKGFFSKPSLKSRNTIFTLGQRGTILSPAELEGPILVPHTAQRGDSRYPYETLFRSQHYALLDNGCREYLFLSDFFMVAGNSALDLFNSIMGKTLSMFLKSMSTYVSDCYDSIAIFLCIHIIFRFRAITTKRNIPALDKYWEAVLELLWPRFELILEMNIHSIRNTDPHKLGVLDTRPHYITRRYAEFSSAIVSINQTFPNEKTHALLGQLQVEVENFVLKMAAEFPSRRDQLIFLINNYDMMLGVLMERAADDSKEVEGFQQLLLARTQEFIEEILSPPFGGMIAFVKEAEALMEKGQLDRLKNEEARITQLVRGFSSTWKQSVELMSQDVMRSFTNFKNGTSIIQGALTQLIQYYHGFHKILNQPAFRSLAVRSELINLHHLMVEVKKHKPNF, from the exons ATGGCGGAGGAAGCAGCTGTTGCAGTTGGAGCCGGTCCTGATGTAAACACTGCTGCAAATCCAACTGAGACCGCCATGGCCTATCTACAGGACGAG AAGACTGATGGAGACATTGCTAACATCAACCTGGGAGAACTGGACCTCACCACAGATGAGTTTATCTTGGATGAAGTAGACA TTCACATACAGGCTAATCTGGAAGATGATCTGGTGAAGGAGGCCCTGAAAACG GGTGTGGATCTCCGCCAGTACTCAAAACAGGTGgaggcagagctgcagagaaTCGAACAGGCCTCCATCAAAGATT ACATTAAGGAGAGTCAGAACATCGCTCTGCTGCACAATCAGATCACTGCCTGTGACTCCATACTGGAG CGTATGGAGGGCATGCTGAGTGGCTTCCAGAGCGACCTGTCGTCCATCAGCAGTGAGATCCAGACTCTGCAGCAGCAGTCGGTCAGCATGAACGTCCGGCTGAAGAACAGGCAGGCGGTACGCAGCAACCTCAGCCAGCTGGTTGATGAGCTTGTGGTACCCGGAGTCATGATCTC CACCATCCTGGAGAGTCCAGTGACAGACCAGGAGTTTCTGGAGCAGCTGCACGAGCTCAACAACAAGATCAACTTTGCCAAAGAGCTGAGTTTTAGAGAGACGCTGGCCTGCTCCGACATCCAGGACATTGTGGACCGCCTCAAACTCAAG GCAGTGTCAAAAATCCGAGAGTTTATTCTTCAGAAGATTTACTCCTTTAGGAAGCCCATGACCAACTACCAGATACCACAGAACACACTGCTAAAATACAG ATTTTTCTATCAGTTCCTTCTGGCCAACGAGAGGACAGTTGCCAAAGAGATCAGAGATGAGTACGTGGACACGATGAGCAAGATTTACTTCAGCTACTTTAAGTCGTACAGCAGCAGGCTGCTCAAAGTGCAG TATGAGGAGGTGGCAGATAAAGATGACCTGATGGGAGTGGAAGACACAGCCAAGAA AGGTTTCTTTTCCAAACCCTCTCTGAAGAGCAGGAACACCATCTTCACTCTGGGCCAGAGGGGGACCATACTGAGTCCTGCTGAGCTGGAGGGGCCCATCCTGGTCCCTCATACGGCCCAGAGAGGGGACAGCAGG TATCCCTACGAGACGTTGTTTCGCAGCCAGCACTACGCTCTGCTCGACAACGGCTGCAGAGAATACCTCTTCCTCTCCGACTTCTTCATGGTGGCAGGAAACTCGGCACTCGACCTCTTCAACAGCATCATGGGAAAAACACTCAGCATGTTCCTG AAGAGCATGTCCACGTATGTTTCTGACTGCTACGACAGCATCGCCATCTTCCTGTGCATCCACATCATCTTCAGGTTCAGAGCCATCACGACCAAGAGGAACATTCCCGCTCTCGACAA GTACTGGGAGGCAGTGCTGGAGCTGCTGTGGCCGAGGTTCGAGCTAATTCTGGAGATGAACATCCACAGCATCAGAAACACAGACCCACATAAACTGGGAGTACTGGACACAAGACCTCACTAT ATCACTCGTCGTTACGCAGAGTTTTCATCGGCCATCGTCAGCATCAACCAAACGTTTCCCAACGAGAAGACACATGCTCTACTGGGGCAGCTGcag gtggaggtggaaaacTTTGTGCTGAAGATGGCAGCCGAGTTTCCCTCCAGGAGAGATCAGCTCATCTTCCTCATCAACAACTACGACATGATGCTCGGCGTCCTCATG GAGAGGGCAGCAGACGACAGTAAAGAGGTGGAAGGTTTCCAGCAGCTGCTCCTGGCTCGGACACAG GAATTTATTGAGGAGATTCTCTCTCCCCCCTTTGGAGGCATGATCGCCTTTGTGAAAGAGGCAGAGGCTCTGATGGAGAAAGGACAGCTGGACCGACTGAAGAACGAAGAAG ctcgCATCACTCAGCTGGTTCGGGGGTTTTCCAGCACGTGGAAGCAGTCAGTGGAGTTGATGAGTCAGGACGTCATGAGGTCCTTCACTAACTTTAAGAATGGAACCAGCATCATCCAG gGAGCTCTGACCCAGCTCATCCAGTACTACCACGGCTTCCACAAGATCCTGAACCAGCCAGCGTTCCGCAGCCTGGCCGTCCGCTCCGAGCTCATCAACCTGCACCACCTCATGGTCGAGGTCAAAAAGCACAAGCCCAACTTTTAA
- the vps52 gene encoding vacuolar protein sorting-associated protein 52 homolog isoform X3, protein MAEEAAVAVGAGPDVNTAANPTETAMAYLQDEKTDGDIANINLGELDLTTDEFILDEVDIHIQANLEDDLVKEALKTGVDLRQYSKQVEAELQRIEQASIKDYIKESQNIALLHNQITACDSILERMEGMLSGFQSDLSSISSEIQTLQQQSVSMNVRLKNRQAVRSNLSQLVDELVVPGVMISTILESPVTDQEFLEQLHELNNKINFAKELSFRETLACSDIQDIVDRLKLKAVSKIREFILQKIYSFRKPMTNYQIPQNTLLKYRFFYQFLLANERTVAKEIRDEYVDTMSKIYFSYFKSYSSRLLKVQYEEVADKDDLMGVEDTAKKGFFSKPSLKSRNTIFTLGQRGTILSPAELEGPILVPHTAQRGDSRYPYETLFRSQHYALLDNGCREYLFLSDFFMVAGNSALDLFNSIMGKTLSMFLKSMSTYVSDCYDSIAIFLCIHIIFRFRAITTKRNIPALDKYWEAVLELLWPRFELILEMNIHSIRNTDPHKLGVLDTRPHYITRRYAEFSSAIVSINQTFPNEKTHALLGQLQVEVENFVLKMAAEFPSRRDQLIFLINNYDMMLGVLMERAADDSKEVEGFQQLLLARTQEFIEEILSPPFGGMIAFVKEAEALMEKGQLDRLKNEEVSAIRG, encoded by the exons ATGGCGGAGGAAGCAGCTGTTGCAGTTGGAGCCGGTCCTGATGTAAACACTGCTGCAAATCCAACTGAGACCGCCATGGCCTATCTACAGGACGAG AAGACTGATGGAGACATTGCTAACATCAACCTGGGAGAACTGGACCTCACCACAGATGAGTTTATCTTGGATGAAGTAGACA TTCACATACAGGCTAATCTGGAAGATGATCTGGTGAAGGAGGCCCTGAAAACG GGTGTGGATCTCCGCCAGTACTCAAAACAGGTGgaggcagagctgcagagaaTCGAACAGGCCTCCATCAAAGATT ACATTAAGGAGAGTCAGAACATCGCTCTGCTGCACAATCAGATCACTGCCTGTGACTCCATACTGGAG CGTATGGAGGGCATGCTGAGTGGCTTCCAGAGCGACCTGTCGTCCATCAGCAGTGAGATCCAGACTCTGCAGCAGCAGTCGGTCAGCATGAACGTCCGGCTGAAGAACAGGCAGGCGGTACGCAGCAACCTCAGCCAGCTGGTTGATGAGCTTGTGGTACCCGGAGTCATGATCTC CACCATCCTGGAGAGTCCAGTGACAGACCAGGAGTTTCTGGAGCAGCTGCACGAGCTCAACAACAAGATCAACTTTGCCAAAGAGCTGAGTTTTAGAGAGACGCTGGCCTGCTCCGACATCCAGGACATTGTGGACCGCCTCAAACTCAAG GCAGTGTCAAAAATCCGAGAGTTTATTCTTCAGAAGATTTACTCCTTTAGGAAGCCCATGACCAACTACCAGATACCACAGAACACACTGCTAAAATACAG ATTTTTCTATCAGTTCCTTCTGGCCAACGAGAGGACAGTTGCCAAAGAGATCAGAGATGAGTACGTGGACACGATGAGCAAGATTTACTTCAGCTACTTTAAGTCGTACAGCAGCAGGCTGCTCAAAGTGCAG TATGAGGAGGTGGCAGATAAAGATGACCTGATGGGAGTGGAAGACACAGCCAAGAA AGGTTTCTTTTCCAAACCCTCTCTGAAGAGCAGGAACACCATCTTCACTCTGGGCCAGAGGGGGACCATACTGAGTCCTGCTGAGCTGGAGGGGCCCATCCTGGTCCCTCATACGGCCCAGAGAGGGGACAGCAGG TATCCCTACGAGACGTTGTTTCGCAGCCAGCACTACGCTCTGCTCGACAACGGCTGCAGAGAATACCTCTTCCTCTCCGACTTCTTCATGGTGGCAGGAAACTCGGCACTCGACCTCTTCAACAGCATCATGGGAAAAACACTCAGCATGTTCCTG AAGAGCATGTCCACGTATGTTTCTGACTGCTACGACAGCATCGCCATCTTCCTGTGCATCCACATCATCTTCAGGTTCAGAGCCATCACGACCAAGAGGAACATTCCCGCTCTCGACAA GTACTGGGAGGCAGTGCTGGAGCTGCTGTGGCCGAGGTTCGAGCTAATTCTGGAGATGAACATCCACAGCATCAGAAACACAGACCCACATAAACTGGGAGTACTGGACACAAGACCTCACTAT ATCACTCGTCGTTACGCAGAGTTTTCATCGGCCATCGTCAGCATCAACCAAACGTTTCCCAACGAGAAGACACATGCTCTACTGGGGCAGCTGcag gtggaggtggaaaacTTTGTGCTGAAGATGGCAGCCGAGTTTCCCTCCAGGAGAGATCAGCTCATCTTCCTCATCAACAACTACGACATGATGCTCGGCGTCCTCATG GAGAGGGCAGCAGACGACAGTAAAGAGGTGGAAGGTTTCCAGCAGCTGCTCCTGGCTCGGACACAG GAATTTATTGAGGAGATTCTCTCTCCCCCCTTTGGAGGCATGATCGCCTTTGTGAAAGAGGCAGAGGCTCTGATGGAGAAAGGACAGCTGGACCGACTGAAGAACGAAGAAG TTTCTGCTATTCGTGGCTAA
- the rps18 gene encoding small ribosomal subunit protein uS13, whose product MSLVIPEKFQHILRVLNTNIDGRRKIAFAITAIKGVGRRYAHVVLRKADIDLNKRAGELTEEEVERVVTIMQNPRQYKIPDWFLNRQKDVKDGKYSQVLANSLDNKLREDLERLKKIRAHRGLRHFWGLRVRGQHTKTTGRRGRTVGVSKKK is encoded by the exons ATG tctCTGGTCATCCCTGAGAAGTTCCAGCACATTCTTCGTGTTCTCAACACGAACATCGATGGTAGGAGGAAGATTGCCTTCGCCATCACTGCCATCAAG GGCGTTGGCAGGCGTTACGCACATGTCGTCCTGAGGAAAGCAGACATTGACCTCAACAAGAGAGCTGGAGAGCTGACCgaggaggag GTTGAGCGGGTGGTGACCATCATGCAGAATCCTCGCCAGTACAAAATTCCAGACTGGTTCCTGAACAGGCAGAAAGATGTCAAGGATGGCAAGTACAGCCAG GTCCTTGCCAACAGTCTTGACAACAAGCTGAGAGAAGATCTGGAGAGGCTCAAGAAGATCAGGGCTCACCGTGGTCTCAGGCACTTCTGGGG TCTGCGTGTCCGTGGCCAGCACACAAAGACTACCGGCCGTCGTGGTCGCACTGTCGGTGTGTCCAAGAAGAAGTAA